DNA from Paraburkholderia sp. BL10I2N1:
TGATTTTCTATATCTGTTCGCTGGCTGTGCTGCTGTCGCTGTATCCGTGGAATCAGGTGGCGTCAGGCGGCAGCCCCTTCGTGATGATCTTCTCGCAGATCGGCGCGGGACTCACCGCGGATGTGCTCAACGTGGTCGTGCTGACGGCGGCTCTGTCGGTGTACAACAGCGGCGTCTATGCGAACAGCCGCATGCTCTACGGCCTCGCGGAACAGGGCAATGCGCCGCGTGCGCTCCTGAAGGTCGACCGGCGCGGTGTGCCTTATATGGCCATCGGGCTGTCCGCCCTCGCGACTTTTACGTGCGTGATCGTCAACTATCTGATTCCCGCCGAAGCGCTTGGCGTGCTGATGGCGCTGGTTGTGGCGGCGCTGGTGATCAACTGGGCGCTGATCAGCCTGACGCATCTCCGGTCGCGAAAGGCGATGATCGAGGAAGGGCAGACGCTCGTCTTCAAGTCGCTCTGGTATCCAGTCAGCAACTGGATCTGCCTCGCGTTCATGGCGATGATCCTCGTGATTCTCGTGATGACGCCGGGGCTTTCCGTATCGGTATGGCTCGTGCCGGTGTGGCTGCTCGTCATGTGGGCCGGCTATATGGCGAAGCGCCGGTCGGCGGCAAAGCTCGCGCGCGTGGGCTGAATTCGCAGAAATTGCTGCAATGCCCCGCAATAGCGGGGTGCATAGAAACGAATTGCGTCAGTCCATGCCTGTTGTACCGGAACGGCATCCTCCACTGAAGATAGCCGTTTACGGAAGCGTGTCGATCAATCGCGCGGGCATGGCGGACTGTTCAAGCCACAAGCGACCCAATACTCACTACTGCGCCGACCGTCTACCTCGACAGAGGATTCCTCCACGGTCTCGACACGCGGGCGTTGTTACGCCCGCAGTCCTTTGGCGCCCGCCGTGCGCCCCTCCATCGTCGTCAACAATACCAACAGCGACTTTGAACGCGAAAGTCTCGCCGTATGCGAACTCGCCCGTAAGGAACTGCAGGACAGGTTCAAGCCGAAGTACGGCCACGATCCCGGCGTGCAGGTGAGCGTGTCCGCGTATGAAGCAGGCCGGAAATGCGAAGTGGGAGAGAGTGATGCGGAACTCGCTGGTTATGTTTCGAAATCAACGAGCTATTGATGACTGGTGCCCAGGGCCGGACTCGAACCGGCACGCCTTGCGGCGGGGGATTTTGAGTCCCCTGCGTCTACCTGTTTCACCACCTGGGCATGCTGCTGTGGTTTACTGCTATGTTCTTGCTGCGCGCAACAGGATTGCGCGCGACGGGAAACGCAGATTATGGCCGAAAACGCGATCCCGGGCAAGTTCGCAGGCGCAGACCGCGCGGCGGACACAGACGGCGTCAAACCGTCCGCGAAAAGCGCGTCAGCGTCTGCTGGCCGAGATAACGGTCGAACACCATCGCGATATTACGCACGAGCATTCGGCCGGCGGGCTGCACATCGAGGCGCCGGCTGCCGATCGCTACCAGTCCGTCCGCCTCAAAACTGCGCAGGCGTTCGAGTTCAGTTGCGAACGCGTCGCTGAAGCGAATGCCGTATGTTGCCTCGAACTCGTCGAAACGGAGTTCCAGGTTGCACATCAGCTGCGTGATGACGTCACGGCGCAGACGGTCGTCGGTGGTCAGGCGCACGCCTCGCGTAATCGCCAGCTTGCCCGCATCGATCGCGGCCGCGTATCCGGAGAGATCCTTCGCGTTTTGCGCGTACACGTCGCCGACCTTGCCGATCGACGACGCCCCGAAGCCGATCAGGTCGCATTCCGCACGCGTGCTGTAACCCTGAAAGTTTCGATGCAGCGTATGCTGCGCCTGCGCGCGGGCGAGTTCGTCGCCGGGCAGGGCAAAGTGGTCCATACCGATATAGACATAACCCGCGCTCGTCAGCCGTTCCACAACCAGATGCAGGATCGCGAGCCGCACGGCCGGCGATGGCAGCGTTGCAGGATCCATCTGCCGCTGCATCTTGAAGAGCTGCGGCATGTGTGCATAGCCGAACACCGACAAGCGGTCGGGCGCGAGCGCGAGCATCATGTCGAGCGTGCGGCTGAAGCTGTCGACGGTCTGATACGGCAACCCGTAGATCAGATCGACGCCGATCGAGTGAAAGCCTGTCGCGCGTGCCGCACGCATCACGGTCGCGGTCATTTCGAGCGGCTGGATACGGTTGATCGCCTGTTGCACGAGCGGATCGAAATCCTGCACCCCGAGACTCAGCCGGTTGAAGCCGAGGTTGCGCAGATGCACGATGGTTTGCGCCGACGCCTCGCGCGGGTCGACCTCGATCGAATATTCGCCGTCGGCGTCGGGGGCGAGATGGAAGTGCTCTCGCGTGGCCGCCATCAGTTCGGCCATTTCGTCGTGTGACAGAAACGTCGGCGTGCCGCCGCCCCAGTGAAGTTGCGACACCGGACGCGTCGTGTCGAACAAGGCTGCCTGAAAGCCCAGCTCGCGCTTCAGCCTGTCGAGATACGGCCTTGCGTGCGCACGGTTCTTTGTCGCGACCTTGTTGCAGCCGCAGTAAAAGCAGACCGTGTCGCAGAAGGGAATATGAAAGTACAGCGAGAGATCGGTGCCGGATGCGCCGGGATCGGCGGCGGCGCGGGTGTAGTTCGCGAAATCGAAGTCTTCCCGGAACTGAAGGGCCGTTGGATAGGACGTATACCGTGGGCCGTTTGCGTTGTACTTCGCAAGCAGGTCGGGGCGGAACAGGGAATCGGCGGCGGTCATGTGGGGCTCGTTGTCTGACGCCACGCGAGAGGCAGGATGCCGTGCGTGCCGCGTGCTTCGCGCGACGACGACAGCGCCGATGCCTTGTGGGCGTGGCCTTGCGATCGGTCCAGTGTACGTGACCGCTTGCATCTGACATTGTGTAAAAAGGTCGCACGCGCGGCGATGGCACAATGCGGGTCGGGCGTGATGCTGTGCCTTCGGATCTTTGCCGTGCCTGGTTTGAGGTTTCGTATTTCAGGAATTTGTGTGGTGATTGCCGTTTCTCCGTCTCATGCGCTCGACCATGCGTGCCGCCCCGACTGTGGCGCTTGCTGCATTGCGCCTTCGATTACGAGCCCGATTCCGGGTATGCCGCAAGGCAAGCCAGCGGGTGTGCGCTGTGCGCAGCTCGATAACGATTTGCGCTGCGCGATTTTTGGCAGGCCCGAGCGGCCTGCCTGCTGTTCGGGTCTGCAACCGCAGCCGGAAATGTGCGGTACGACGCGCGTTGAGGCGCTGGCGTGGCTCACGAGGCTCGAGACGGACACGCAGCCCGCAGCGGTGTCGCGATAAGCGGCACTGAACGTGCGTATTCACCACAATTGATCGGTATCGATCGTGGGATCGATCCGGATTCGAAAGGAGGTTCGCATGATTCAAACCGCTGCGCCCGCGCGGCGCCGGTTCCTGTTTGCCGCGTGCGCGATAGCGGGCGCCACGGTATCGCTCGCGGCCTGTGCCACGTCGATCTTTCCGTTCATCCCCGATCACTACACGTTCTCGCAAAAGCAGGTTCAGGACGCCGTGCAGCGCAAGTTTCCGTATCAGCGCACGGTGTCTCAGGTGTTTGATGTCGCGCTCACGAATCCGGTCGTTGGTTTTCTGCCGGATAGCAACCGCGTGTCTGTTCGACTCGATGCACGGTTCGCGAGCCCGTTCATGCCGCAGCCCGTGAACGGCGTGTTCACGCTGTCCAGCGAACTGGCCTACGACGCTGCTACGCGCGCCGTCGTCCTTCGCCAGCCGAGCGTCGACAGCGTCGCGGTCAGCGGCGAAGCTCAGGTCTACACGCAGCAGATCAACGCGGCCGCTGGCCTGCTCGCGACGCAGCTTCTGACCAACTACCCGATCTACACGTTTAAGCCCGAGCAGTTGCAATTTGCCGGCGTGAACTACGAACCCGGTACAATCACCATCCTTACAAACGGCATACGCGTGCAGATCGTCGAAAAATGACGGCCGCGCGACCGTAGGGTCGCGCGCCTCCAGTGTGGCCCGACTCGAACACCCTCTGCGACAAGGGCCACGGATGGACTGGATACTGATCTGCAAGGCGCTGATTCTTGGCGTCGTCGAAGGTTTGACCGAGTTTTTGCCGGTGTCGAGCACCGGACACCTGATCGTCGTGGGCAGCCTGCTCAATTTCAACAACGAGCATGAGAAGACATTCGACGTCGTCATTCAACTCGGCGCGATTCTCGCGGTGTGCTGGGAGTATCGGCGCAAGATCGGCAGCGTCGTGGCGGGTCTGCACACGCAGCCGGTCGCGCGGCGCTTTACGCTGAACGTGATCATCGCGACCATACCTGCCGTTGTGCTTGGGTTGCTGCTGGAAAAGACGATCAAGGCGGCGCTGTTTTCGCCCGTGCCTGTTGCGCTGGCGCTCGTGACCGGCGGCGTCATCATCCTGTGGGTCGAAGGTCGTCAGCGCGACAGGCGCGCAGCGCCGCGCGTGCTGTCGATCGATGACCTCAGTCCGCTCGATGCTTTGAAGGTCGGCCTGGCGCAATGCCTTGCGCTGATTCCGGGCATGTCGCGCTCGGGCTCGACGATCATCGGCGGCATGCTGTTCGGCCTCGAACGGCGCGTCGCAACCGAATTCTCTTTCTTCCTGGCGATTCCGATCATCTTCGGTGCGACGCTCTACGAGACGGTCAAGAACTGGCACACGCTGGCAACAGACGCGCTGGGCATCTTTGCGGTGGGGTTCGTCGCTGCGTTCGTGA
Protein-coding regions in this window:
- the hemN gene encoding oxygen-independent coproporphyrinogen III oxidase, producing MTAADSLFRPDLLAKYNANGPRYTSYPTALQFREDFDFANYTRAAADPGASGTDLSLYFHIPFCDTVCFYCGCNKVATKNRAHARPYLDRLKRELGFQAALFDTTRPVSQLHWGGGTPTFLSHDEMAELMAATREHFHLAPDADGEYSIEVDPREASAQTIVHLRNLGFNRLSLGVQDFDPLVQQAINRIQPLEMTATVMRAARATGFHSIGVDLIYGLPYQTVDSFSRTLDMMLALAPDRLSVFGYAHMPQLFKMQRQMDPATLPSPAVRLAILHLVVERLTSAGYVYIGMDHFALPGDELARAQAQHTLHRNFQGYSTRAECDLIGFGASSIGKVGDVYAQNAKDLSGYAAAIDAGKLAITRGVRLTTDDRLRRDVITQLMCNLELRFDEFEATYGIRFSDAFATELERLRSFEADGLVAIGSRRLDVQPAGRMLVRNIAMVFDRYLGQQTLTRFSRTV
- a CDS encoding YkgJ family cysteine cluster protein — translated: MVIAVSPSHALDHACRPDCGACCIAPSITSPIPGMPQGKPAGVRCAQLDNDLRCAIFGRPERPACCSGLQPQPEMCGTTRVEALAWLTRLETDTQPAAVSR
- a CDS encoding DUF1439 domain-containing protein, whose protein sequence is MIQTAAPARRRFLFAACAIAGATVSLAACATSIFPFIPDHYTFSQKQVQDAVQRKFPYQRTVSQVFDVALTNPVVGFLPDSNRVSVRLDARFASPFMPQPVNGVFTLSSELAYDAATRAVVLRQPSVDSVAVSGEAQVYTQQINAAAGLLATQLLTNYPIYTFKPEQLQFAGVNYEPGTITILTNGIRVQIVEK
- a CDS encoding undecaprenyl-diphosphate phosphatase, producing the protein MDWILICKALILGVVEGLTEFLPVSSTGHLIVVGSLLNFNNEHEKTFDVVIQLGAILAVCWEYRRKIGSVVAGLHTQPVARRFTLNVIIATIPAVVLGLLLEKTIKAALFSPVPVALALVTGGVIILWVEGRQRDRRAAPRVLSIDDLSPLDALKVGLAQCLALIPGMSRSGSTIIGGMLFGLERRVATEFSFFLAIPIIFGATLYETVKNWHTLATDALGIFAVGFVAAFVSAFACVRWLLRYIAAHDFTVFAWYRIGFGLLILLVGYSDELSWTD